The following are from one region of the Paenibacillus protaetiae genome:
- a CDS encoding heavy metal translocating P-type ATPase, giving the protein MNQAETSSDFIVQGMSCTACAARIEKAVGKMGGVRSVAVSFPSRTAWVQYDPAAVHPGQIAKRIEQLGFTTAAPERAKESMEQEKRTLLLRLIVSALLTLPLLATMLQHWSWPGSISLPPLLANPWLQLLLATVIQFGIGLPFYFGAYHALRQRTANMDVLVAIGTSAAYLYSHYVVFQTVGSGTAAAQHTLPLYFETSAVVITAVLLGKYIEAAASEKTQQEATGFSKLHAREVEIERAGTMRTMRIDEVRAGDYAFVRPGETIPVDGIIVVGQSDVDESLLTGESLPQAKRPGDRVFAGTLNGGGRLRVRTEAASQHTMLHRISELVKQAQRSKSAIQRQVDVAAGFFVPIMLFFSAITFALWMFIVEPGNWQRAFSCAIAVMLAACPCALGLATPISLVIASGVLSRKGIVVKEAGALERLSRLHTLVLDKTGTLTEGKPRVTAIYAERGGKTAVLRVAAAAEAGSAHPLAKAIRDEAAAAGLVAHAADKTVFTPGKGIEASFEGKPIGVGNVKLAAEKEWRITPPALAFARKREEEGETVIYVMEASGCIGVIAVADPVKPYARDTVLKLKEMGVEVWLATGDHAAPAAAAAEAAGIDGVYSGMLPEGKLELVRRLQHEGKRVGMAGDGWNDAPALAAADVGIAMGDGTDAALTAGHMTLLQPRLRAIPEALRISRLTIRNVRQNLTFAFFYNAIIIPFAACGLLQPWMAGTAMALSSVSVALNALRLKTGLLKDSGAL; this is encoded by the coding sequence TTACAACGGCGGCGCCCGAACGGGCAAAAGAAAGCATGGAGCAGGAAAAAAGAACGCTGCTGCTGCGGCTGATCGTATCAGCACTGTTGACGCTGCCGCTGCTGGCGACGATGCTGCAGCACTGGTCATGGCCCGGAAGCATCAGCCTCCCGCCGCTGCTGGCTAATCCGTGGCTGCAGCTGCTGCTGGCTACCGTTATCCAATTCGGCATCGGACTGCCGTTTTATTTTGGAGCCTATCACGCGCTGCGGCAGCGGACCGCCAATATGGATGTGCTTGTTGCGATCGGCACATCGGCCGCTTATTTGTACAGCCATTATGTTGTATTCCAGACTGTTGGTTCCGGCACCGCTGCCGCGCAGCATACGCTGCCGCTTTATTTTGAGACGTCAGCCGTTGTCATTACCGCTGTTTTGCTTGGCAAATACATCGAAGCGGCTGCCTCCGAAAAAACACAGCAGGAAGCAACCGGCTTCAGCAAACTCCATGCACGAGAAGTAGAAATTGAAAGAGCGGGCACTATGCGTACCATGCGCATTGATGAAGTCCGTGCAGGCGATTATGCGTTTGTGCGGCCGGGAGAAACAATACCTGTGGACGGCATTATTGTTGTCGGACAGTCGGATGTCGACGAGTCGCTGCTGACCGGCGAAAGTTTGCCGCAGGCGAAACGGCCGGGCGATAGGGTGTTCGCCGGCACATTAAACGGCGGCGGGCGCTTGCGCGTCCGGACGGAAGCAGCCAGCCAGCATACGATGCTGCACCGGATCAGCGAGCTGGTGAAGCAGGCGCAGCGGTCGAAGTCGGCCATTCAGCGCCAGGTGGATGTAGCTGCAGGTTTTTTTGTGCCGATTATGCTGTTTTTTTCCGCTATTACATTTGCGTTATGGATGTTTATTGTAGAACCGGGCAACTGGCAGCGGGCGTTCAGCTGTGCGATTGCCGTTATGCTCGCTGCATGTCCATGCGCGCTTGGGCTCGCAACGCCTATTTCGCTTGTGATCGCATCCGGCGTATTGTCACGCAAAGGCATCGTCGTGAAGGAAGCGGGAGCGCTGGAGCGGTTATCGCGGCTTCATACGCTTGTGCTGGATAAGACCGGGACGCTAACGGAAGGCAAACCTCGCGTTACTGCTATTTATGCCGAGCGCGGCGGCAAAACCGCTGTGCTGCGGGTGGCGGCGGCAGCGGAAGCCGGTTCTGCCCATCCGCTGGCCAAAGCCATTCGCGATGAGGCGGCGGCAGCGGGGCTTGTTGCTCATGCTGCGGATAAAACGGTGTTTACGCCCGGCAAAGGGATTGAGGCGTCATTCGAAGGCAAACCGATTGGCGTTGGCAATGTAAAGCTCGCTGCGGAGAAAGAATGGCGGATTACGCCGCCGGCGCTTGCTTTTGCAAGGAAACGGGAAGAGGAAGGGGAGACTGTGATCTACGTGATGGAAGCGTCCGGCTGCATAGGCGTGATCGCAGTAGCGGACCCGGTGAAACCGTATGCCCGGGATACCGTCCTCAAGCTGAAGGAGATGGGGGTGGAGGTATGGCTTGCGACAGGCGATCACGCTGCCCCGGCTGCGGCTGCGGCAGAAGCGGCGGGCATTGACGGCGTGTATTCCGGCATGCTGCCCGAAGGGAAGCTGGAACTCGTCCGCCGCCTGCAGCATGAAGGCAAACGGGTAGGCATGGCCGGAGACGGCTGGAATGACGCGCCGGCTTTGGCGGCAGCGGATGTAGGCATTGCCATGGGAGACGGGACTGATGCCGCGCTGACGGCCGGCCATATGACGCTGCTGCAGCCCCGGCTGCGGGCCATTCCGGAAGCGCTCCGCATCAGCCGATTAACGATTCGCAACGTGCGGCAAAATTTGACGTTTGCATTTTTTTATAATGCGATTATTATTCCGTTTGCGGCCTGCGGCTTGCTTCAGCCTTGGATGGCCGGCACAGCAATGGCGTTAAGCTCCGTCTCCGTAGCTTTAAACGCGCTGCGGCTTAAAACCGGCCTGCTGAAAGACAGCGGGGCGCTCTAA
- a CDS encoding sulfite exporter TauE/SafE family protein: MLQQWALVVVTGLLSAPHCIGMCGGIVTSVNLNASLPARRTTLLYNSGRIFSYTLLGTLMGTIGSFVDVAGKLAGVQGLASIIGGVFLLLWIWRKIQLPFMTRISGRLHSRLAASGGLSARKESLHILATGVAFGFLPCGLTYAMQMNAAATGTALGGAATMALFGLATFPALALAGWMAVAANRRWRRVMRKAGTAAAIIVGLISILRGLEANGVIPSITPWLW, translated from the coding sequence ATGCTGCAGCAATGGGCGTTAGTTGTCGTGACGGGACTGCTCAGTGCGCCGCATTGCATTGGCATGTGCGGGGGGATTGTTACATCGGTGAATTTAAACGCCAGCCTTCCGGCCAGGCGGACAACACTGCTGTACAACAGCGGGCGAATTTTCTCGTATACGCTTCTTGGCACCTTGATGGGAACGATTGGATCGTTTGTAGATGTAGCGGGAAAGCTGGCCGGCGTGCAGGGGCTGGCTTCCATTATCGGCGGCGTTTTTTTGCTGTTGTGGATATGGCGCAAAATCCAGCTGCCGTTTATGACCCGCATTTCCGGCAGGCTGCACAGCCGCCTTGCGGCTTCAGGCGGGTTAAGCGCCCGCAAAGAGTCGCTTCATATTCTGGCGACTGGCGTGGCGTTTGGGTTTCTGCCATGCGGGCTGACATACGCGATGCAGATGAATGCAGCTGCCACAGGCACAGCGCTGGGCGGGGCGGCCACGATGGCCTTGTTTGGCCTGGCGACGTTTCCCGCACTTGCGCTTGCGGGATGGATGGCGGTTGCGGCCAATCGCCGCTGGAGACGAGTGATGCGAAAAGCGGGGACGGCAGCTGCAATTATTGTCGGCTTAATATCCATATTAAGAGGCCTGGAAGCGAATGGAGTCATCCCTTCCATCACGCCGTGGTTATGGTGA
- a CDS encoding FixH family protein, whose protein sequence is MKRSPKTAVYAAAAVLAAAALIFAAMYTGIFKAKPPAASPPTEWSAGGISAEISTGDQPVKALQTGQMTVMLHGLDGRPLEHAELILSIDMLEMKHRLKPVPMAEIAPGEYTADFVPVMNGKWSADVKITYNGETQEAAHPFTVFR, encoded by the coding sequence GTGAAACGATCGCCAAAAACAGCGGTATACGCTGCTGCAGCGGTTCTTGCTGCTGCAGCGCTCATCTTTGCTGCAATGTATACGGGCATTTTCAAAGCCAAACCGCCGGCGGCTTCACCGCCAACCGAGTGGTCGGCAGGCGGCATAAGCGCCGAGATCAGCACCGGAGACCAGCCGGTTAAAGCGCTGCAAACCGGGCAAATGACCGTTATGCTGCATGGGCTGGACGGACGGCCGCTGGAACATGCGGAGCTGATCTTAAGCATCGACATGCTCGAGATGAAACACCGCCTCAAGCCGGTACCGATGGCAGAAATCGCGCCGGGCGAATATACAGCTGACTTCGTGCCGGTTATGAACGGCAAATGGTCAGCCGATGTCAAAATAACGTACAACGGAGAGACGCAGGAAGCGGCTCATCCGTTTACCGTGTTCCGTTAA